One stretch of bacterium DNA includes these proteins:
- the nudC gene encoding NAD(+) diphosphatase translates to MSHDHFRFLPHHISPDDPGDDPIVFAFKGRDLLVTEDGTLPDLGKIDAAGYEAVRRQYLGSLEGRHCFSAELADDAQPAGGLRFSNLHMLYGSLDEATHAVAGRAVQIVEWDKTHQFCGACAEPTVVSEMDRSRSCPSCQIPMYPRLSPAMIVAVERGDEILLGRSPHFPEGIMSVLAGFVEPGESAEDAVKREVYEETKILVKNVQYYSSQAWPFPNSLMLGFRAEYEAGEIEVDGVEVVAAEWFRAKDMPNFFPGRVSISQWLIHDFLERNGVNPPK, encoded by the coding sequence ATGAGTCACGACCATTTCCGATTCCTGCCTCATCACATCTCCCCGGACGATCCCGGAGATGACCCCATCGTCTTCGCCTTCAAGGGCCGAGACCTGCTGGTCACCGAGGACGGCACCCTCCCGGATCTCGGCAAGATCGACGCCGCGGGCTACGAGGCCGTCCGGCGCCAATACCTGGGCTCCCTCGAGGGTCGGCACTGCTTCTCCGCCGAGCTCGCCGACGACGCGCAGCCGGCGGGCGGCCTGCGCTTCTCGAACCTGCACATGCTCTACGGCTCCCTCGACGAGGCGACCCACGCGGTCGCGGGCCGCGCCGTCCAGATCGTCGAATGGGACAAGACCCACCAGTTCTGCGGCGCGTGCGCGGAACCGACCGTCGTGTCCGAGATGGATCGCTCGCGCTCCTGTCCGTCCTGCCAGATCCCGATGTACCCGCGGCTCTCGCCGGCGATGATCGTGGCGGTCGAGCGCGGTGACGAGATCCTCCTCGGGCGCTCGCCGCATTTTCCGGAAGGCATCATGAGCGTGCTCGCCGGCTTCGTCGAGCCCGGCGAGAGCGCCGAGGACGCCGTCAAGCGCGAGGTCTACGAGGAGACGAAGATCCTCGTGAAGAACGTGCAGTACTACTCGAGTCAGGCCTGGCCCTTCCCCAACTCGCTGATGCTCGGCTTCCGCGCCGAGTACGAAGCGGGCGAGATCGAAGTCGATGGCGTCGAGGTCGTCGCGGCGGAATGGTTCAGGGCGAAGGACATGCCGAACTTCTTCCCGGGTCGCGTGAGCATCAGCCAATGGCTGATCCACGACTTCCTCGAGCGGAACGGCGTGAATCCGCCGAAGTAG